In Mycetocola spongiae, the genomic stretch GTGAGCATTCATTCTGAAACACTTAATCAATTAGCGCAAATAACGAATTCTGATCCGCCTACTAAGCTGAGCTTATGATGGAAATCGACCCCAAGCGGCTCGCCTTTTTGCTCGCCGTGGCCCGCAACGGAAGCATCCTCGCGGCCGCCGATGCGCTGCATCTCACCCCCTCCGCTGTATCCCAGCAGGTGAGCGCACTCGAGCGCGAACAGGGCGTCCTGCTCCTGGATCGCGGGCCGCGCGGCGTGACCCTGACCCCCGGTGGACGCATCCTCGTGGAGACCGCCGAATCCATCGAGCGGGAGCTGATCGAGGCCCGCTCGCGCCTGGTGGAAACCCAGGAGGACGTGACCGGTACCGTGGCCATCGGCGCTTTCCAGACCGTGATCTCCGGCCTGCTCGCCCCGCGCCTGGCCGAGCTACACGCCGAGCTGCCGGGAATCTCGATCACGCTGCGCGATGGCACCACCGCGCGCCTGCCGCGGATGCTGCGCACCGCCGAGGTGGACCTGATCATCCTGGACCGCGAACTGGACGATAGCACCCCGCCACATACCGCCGATGTGCCCTTCCTGGATGAGCCCTGGCGGCTGGTGGCGCCGCAGGGCACCACCGCCGAGCTGGGCCCGGCCGAGATCGCCAAGCTGCCCTGGCTGGGGGTCGCCAGCGTGGGGGCCTCGGTGCGCGCGGTGGAGCGCGCCCGCGCGAGCCTCGGGGTGAGCACCCCGCCCGTGCACGGCTATGACGATTTTCAGACGGCACTCGCGCTTGTGGCCGCGGGCCAGGGCATCACGCTGCTGCCCGATCTGGTATTGCAGCAGGGATTGCCCGAGGGGGTAGTGGTGATCGACCGGCCCGGGCTTGGCTCGCGACACCTCACGATCCGGCATCGCGCAACCCGACGCGAGCCCTCGGGGGCCACCGAGGCCGTGATTGGCGCGCTGGGCAGGCTCGTGCGCGAGGCCGAACCCGGCGAATATCTCTAGGCGGAATCCCGGAATTGGTGTGCTCACGCTAAGGTTATCGGGTGAGCAATGAAATTGAGATCGGTGTCGGTAAGAGCGCCCGTGGCGTATTTGGCTTTGACGATGTGGCCATCGTCCCCGATCGGCGCACCCGCGATCACCGCGACGTCTCCGTGAACTGGGAGATTGACGCCTTCACGTTTGAGACCCCGTTTATCGCGGCCCCCATGGACTCCGTGGTTTCCCCGGCCTCCGCGATCGCGATCGGCAAGCTCGGTGGCCTCGGTGTGCTGGACCTCGAGGGCCTCTGGACCCGCTATGAGAACCCCGAGCCGCTGCTCGCCGAGATCCGCGACCTGTCCGCCGCCGCCGCGACCGCGCGCATGCAGCAGATCTATGCCGAGCCGATTAAGCCCGAGCTGGTGACCGCCCGCCTCGCCGAGATCCGCGCCGCCGGTGTCACCGTGGCCGGTGCCCTCTCGCCCCAGCGCACCCAGGAGCTGTCCGATACCGTGGTGGCCGCCGGCGTGGATATCTTTGTGATCCGCGGCACCACCGTCTCCGCCGAGCACGTCTCGCGCGAGCAGGAGCCCCTGAACCTGAAGAAGTTCATCTATGAGCTTGATGTCCCGGTGATCGTGGGTGGCGCCGCCACCTATACCACCGCCCTGCACCTCATGCGCACCGGTGCCGCCGGTGTGCTGGTGGGCTTTGGTGGCGGTGCCGCCTCCACCACCCGCGCGAGCCTCGGCATCCACGCTCCCATGGCCACGGCCGTGGCCGATGTTGCCGGTGCCCGCCGCGACTATATGGTCGAATCGGGTGGCCGCTATGTGCAGGTCATCGCCGATGGTGGGCTGGGTTCCGCGGGAGATATCGTCAAGGCGATTGCCTGCGGTGCCGATGCCGTGATGCTGGGCACCACGCTCGCCCGCGCCACCGATGCCCCCGGCGGAGGTTTCCACTGGGGAGCCGAGGCCTATCACCCCCAGGTTCCGCGCGGCAACCGCGTGGAGGTGGGCCAGGTGGGTTCGATGGAGGAGATCTTCCACGGTCCCGCCACGAGCACCGATGGCAGCGCCAACCTCGTGGGTGCCCTGCGCCGCGCGATGGCCACCACGGGCTATTCGGATCTGCGCGAGTTCCAGCGTGCGCCGCTGGTGACCCGTCGCAGCATGTAGTTTTTCCCTGGCGCGGGGCCCGGTGATCCACAGGATCGCCGGGCCCCGCGTTTTTATGCGCTCGGCAATATCGTCACATACCTATTGTGTTCGGATGCTTCTGGCTAAGCTCGAAGCAGCGAAGAATGGGAGTGACAATGGCCACGCAGAAATCCAAGAACGCAACGAATAAAACGGCTTCATCCGCGGCGGGTGAATCCCGCGCCGGGGAGCCGCGTCGGCAGGGCCTGGGCCCGCAGCAGCGCGCCGAGGCGATCGCCGCCCTCAAGGATAAAGAGCTCGATATCCTCGTGGTGGGTGGCGGAATTGTGGGGGCCGGGGCCGCACTGGATTCCGTGACCCGGGGCCTGAGCACGGGCATCCTGGAGGCCCGGGACTGGGCCAGCGGAACGTCGAGCCGCTCCTCGAAGCTTGTCCACGGCGGGATCCGCTATCTGGAGCAGCTCGATTTCCGGCTCGTCCGGGAGGCCCTGATCGAGCGTGGTCTCCTGCTGCAACGCCTCGCCCCGCACCTGGTAAAACCGGTGCGTTTTTTATATCCGCTGAACCGTCCGGTATTTGAGCGCCTCTATATCGGTGCGGGCATGCTGCTCTACGATATTTTCAGCTATACCGGCGGCCGCCCGCCCGGGGTTCCGCACCACCGCCACCTCACCCGCCGCCAGGTTCAGCGCGCGATTCCCTCGCTGCGCGATAGGGCCTTTGTGGGTGGCCTCACCTATTACGATGCGCAGGTGGACGATGCCCGCTATGTGGCCTCGGCCGTGCGCACCGCCGCGAGCTATGGCGCGCATGCCGCGAGCCGCGTGCGCGTGGAGGGCTTCCTGAAGGTGGGCCAGCGCGTGGTGGGGGTCAAGGCGCATGACCTGGAGACCGGCGAGCACTTTGAGGTGCGCGCCAAGCAGGTGGTTAACGCCACGGGTGTCTGGACCGATGACACCCAGGCGCTGGTGGGTGAGCGCGGGCAGTTCCGGGTACGGGCCTCCAAGGGCATCCACCTCGTGGTGCCGCGCGACCGCTTCCAGTCCACGATGGGCCTGCTGCTGCGCACCGAGAAGAGCGTGCTTTTTGTGATTCCGTGGGGCCGGCACTGGCTGATCGGCACCACCGATACCGATTGGGACCTGGATAAGGCCCATCCCGCAGCCACCTCGGCCGATATCGACTATCTGCTGGAGCACGTGAACTCGATCCTCGCGGTGCCGCTCACGCGCGATGACGTGGAGGGCGTATATGCGGGCCTGCGCCCGCTGCTCGCGGGAGAGAGCGATCAGACCTCCAAGCTCTCGCGCGAGCATATCGTGACGCATTCGGTCCCGGGCCTGGTGGTGGTGGCCGGCGGTAAGTGGACCACATACCGAATCATGGCCAAGGACGCGATTGACGCGGCGGTGGATGCCCTCGACGGCAAGATCCCGAAGTCCACGACCGAGGAGATTTCGCTGGTGGGTGCCGAGGGCTATCAGGCGGCATGGAATAAGCGCGCCAAGATCGCCCGGGCCTTTAACGTCCATCCGGCGCGCATCGAGCACCTGCTGAACCGCTATGGCACGCTGGCCAATGAGGTGTTGGATCTGATCCGCGAGCGCCCCGAGCTGGGCGAGCCGCTGCCCGGCGCCGATGACTATCTGGGGGCCGAGGTGGTATATGCCGCGAGCCACGAGGGTGCCCTGCACCTGGACGATGTCCTGGCCCGGCGCACCCGCATCTCGATCGAGGCCTGGGATCGCGGCGTCTCGGCGGCCCCGGTGGCCGCGGAGCTGCTGGGCGAGACCCTGGGCTGGGATCGCGCCCGCATCGATCGGGAGGTCGCGCTCTATCTGGCGCGGGTCGAGGCCGAGCGGGCCTCGCAGGAGCAGCCCGATGACGTCTCGGCCGACAGGGTGCGCCTCGAGGCCCCCGAGATTCACGACGCCTAGGGCAACATAAAATGGCCCCGGTTCCGGGTGGAACCGGGGCCATCTTTGCGGGGTTTTAGTCCGCGGACATCCGAATCACGGATTTGATATTGCGCCCGGATTCCATGGCCTCAAAGGCCTCCTCCCAGTCCTCGATGGCGTATTCTCCGCCGATTACCGAGGCCGGATCGAGGCGGCCCGAGGCAAAGAGCCCCAGCACGCGCTCCCATGTATTCCAGCTATGCGAGAACGAGCCATAGAGCGTTACGGCCTTGGCCACCAGCGGGTCCAGGCTGAAGCCCAGCGGCTGCGGGCCCCACCCGATCTTCGCGATCGAGCCAAAGGGCCGCACCAGGTCCAGGCCCTGCTTCAGCGCGATGCTCACCCCCGTGGCATCCACCACGACATCCGCGCCGAGCCCGTCGCCGAGGGTGCGCAGCAGCTCGGCCGGATCCTCGGCCTGCACGTTCACCACGTGATCGGCGCCGGCCTCGCGGGCCTTGGCCAGGCGCAGGGTATCGCCATTGGTTCCGAGCACCACGATGGTGCCGGCCCCGCGCAGCCGCGCGATCTGGAGGGCCAGCGCGCCGATGGCGCCGAAGCCCTGGATCACCACCAGGTCCCCCGGGTTGATCTGCGCGCGCTCGACCAGCGCGTTATAGGCCACCGCAAAGGGCTCGGTCATGGCCGCCTCGGCAAAACCCACGCCCTCCGGGATGCGGTGCAGGACGCGCGGCTCGGCCACGAGGAGTTCGCCAAATGCGCCATCGCGCAGGTTGCCAAAGCCCTCGCGGTGCGGGCACAGGTTATAGCGGCCCGTGCGGCACAGTGCACACTCCCCGCAGATCGAGGCCGCGGTCTCGCAGACCACCCGATCGCCCACGGCCCAGCCGGTCACGCCCTCGCCCACCGCGGCAATAACGCCGGCCGATTCGTGGCCCATGATCACGGGGGTGGCCACCTCCCAGCTCTGGTTATTCCGCCACATGTGCACATCCGAGCCGCAGACGCCCACGGCCCGGGCGGCGAGCAGCACGGTGCCGGGCAGCAGCTCGGGTTCCGGAACATCGCGCACCTCGATATCGCCGTCGTTCAGCCCGTATTTGATGATTGCCCTCATCGGTTCTGTCCCTTCTCCAGGTTCGGTTTATCCAGCGAGCGCTCTCCCGCGGCGGCGCGTGCGCGCTCGTGGTTTTCCACGTGCAGTGCGGTGGAGCCGCCAAAATAGCGATCGCGGGCCTCGCGCAGGAATTCCACCGAGGCGCGCATCTCGTGCATTCCGTTCACGCCGTCCTCTACGCTGATCCAGCCGTCATAGCCCGCACCCACCAGGGTGTTAAAGATCCGGTCATAATCGTTGAGGCCCTCGCCGATCACGCCGTGTTGCAGATCGGGGGAATAGCCGATTGTGCCGTCGCTGCCGCGCAGCGATTCGAGGGTCGCGCCGGGGGCGAGGCGGCGGTCGGAGGCCTGCATGGTGACCACCCGATCGATCACCAACTCCAGGAAATCGGCGGAGTTGGTGCCCGCGGTGATGGCATTGGAGGGATCAAATTGCACGCCAAAATGGGTGCGGTCCTCGATGCGGTCCAGCAGCGCGAGGAAGACCTCGGGGCGCTGGGCAAATTCGGGATAGGCCCAGAAGCCGTCCTTATAGTGATTTTCCAGCCCGAGCGTGATGTCGAGCTCGTGGGCGAGGGGGAGCAGCTCCTGGATGGCCTCGGTGGCCCAGTCCAGTCCCTGTTCCACGGAGACACCGGGGTGGCGCTGGCCGGAGAGTACCCGGGTGCTGGACCCGGCCCCGCCCAGCTGGTGGGTGACCAGCATGATATCGCGCTGCAGATCCAGCTCGCGCTTGCGCACCTCGGGATCGGGGTGGGTGAAATCGGGGGAGGAGCACATCATCGGCATCTCAAAATCGGCCGCGGCGAGGGCATCGCCCACGGCCTCCACGAAGCCCGCGGGGCGGTCCCAGAAGAAGCGGGAATAGAGCTCCAGCCCCTCGATGGGGAGGGTTCGGGCGAGTGTGATCCACTCGAAGACCGTCATGGTTTTATCTGTGGCGATGGCTTCCATCTCGCCCTTGGGGAACACGCTAATTCGCACCCGCGGCACTTCCTTATCGTCGTTGATTCGGGGGTATGCGTCATAAGTATGACCTATATGACTAGGCCCACGCTAGCGCGTCGGGAAGCCTCCCCGCAATACTTCTTCTTATAAGTATGATTAACTTGCTGTGATCCACATATCGCCCCGGGACGCATCGTCGCCTCCCCGGCCCGAAAGGAACCCCATGACCACATTTTTGCCCGCCCCGCTCGCCGCGTGGGCGGCCGACCTGCTCCGCTCCTGGGGGTACTCGCGCGAGGACGCCGAGTTCATCGCCGATACCCTGGTGGAGGCCAATCTGCGCGGCACCGATTCCCACGGCGTGATCCGCCTTCCCGCCTATGCCCGCCGGGTGGACGCGGGGCTGATCGACCCGAAGGCAGTGCCGCTGCTGGAGCGCCGCGGCTCGGTGATCCGCGTGGCCGGTAACCTCGCCGCCGGGCAGATCGCCGCGCGCGATGCCGCCGCCGCGGTCCTCGACGCGGCCCGGGAAAACGGAATCGCCACCGCCGTGGTGCGCGGTAGCGCCCATTTTGGGACCGCCGGATATTATGCGCGCTGGCTCGCCGAGCGCGGTGCCGTGGCCATCGTGGTCTCCAATTCCGAACCCATCGTGGTGCCCTTTGGTGGGCGCGACGCCCTGTTTGGAACCAACCCGTTTGCCTTTGCCGTGCCCACCTCGGGCGCGCCCCTGAGCCTGGACATGGCCACCAGCACCAGCGCGATGGGCCGGGTGCTCCTGGCCGAGAGCCTCGGCGAGACGATCCCGGATACCTGGGGCGTGGATGCCGAGGGCCGGCCCACCACCGATCCCGCCGCGGTGCGCGCACTGCTGCCCTTTGCCGGACCCAAGGGTTATGGCATGGGTTTCCTCGTCGAGGCACTTGGTGGCGCGCTGAGCGGGGCCGCGATGGCCTCCGGAATCGGTGCAATGTACGATAATTTTGAGCGGCCGCAGGATGTTGGGCACGCGCTGATCGCGCTGAATATCGAGCACTTCCTGCCGCGCGAGGAATTCCTCGCGCGCATGGATACCCTCGTGGCCGAGGCCCATGCCGCGCGGCCGGCCGAGGGCTTTTCCGAGGTCCTGGTCCCGGGAGAGCCCGAGGAGCGCACGCGCGCGGCCCGCGCCGCCGCGGGGATCACGATTGGCCCCGAGACCGTCGCGGAACTGACCGCGCTCGGCGAGGCCCACGGCGTGCCGTTCCGCGTGCTCGGCGATGCCCGATGAAGCTGCTCTATCCCGATATCCTGCCCGCACCCGATACCCCGTATGCGGATATCGTTATATACGACGTGACCCGGCCGATTCCCGCGGAACACGAGGATGCCGAGGCCCTCGTGGCCTGGGGCCTCTCCGCGGAGCTGCTGCGGGACGCCGCCCTCAGGCTGGGGCGGCTGCGCTGGGTGCAGACCCTCGCGGCGGGCCCGGACTCGGTGCTCGCCGCGGGCTTTGGGCCCGGGGTGCAGATCACGTCGGGGCAGTCCCTGCACGATGCGACCGTGGCCGAACACGCCCTGGCCCTCTCGCTCGCGGCGGTGCGCTCCCTGCCGGAGCTGCTGCGCGCCCAGATCGGGCACCGCTGGGCGCAGGAGCGTGGGGGAACGGAGCAGGCCGACCACGGGGCGCGCCTGCACACCCTGCGCGATGCCCGCGTGCTGATCTGGGGCTTTGGCGGCATCGCCCGCACGCTCGCCCCGCTGCTGAGCGGGCTCGGGGCCGAGGTGCGCGGTATCGCCCGCTCGCCGCGGATCGTGGATGGCTATCCCGTGCACGCGGTGGGGGAGATCGCCGGGCTGCTGCCCGATACGGATCTGCTGATCATGATCCTGCCCTCGGGAGAACGGACGAACCGGGTGCTCTCGGCCGAGCTGCTGGCCGCGCTTCCCGCGCATGCGTGGCTGGTCAACGTGGGGCGCGGCTCCACCGTGGACGAGGATGCGTTGCTTTCAGCACTGCGCTCGGGCGCATTGGCCGGGGCGGCACTGGATGTCACCCAGATCGAGCCGCTGCCCGTGGACTCGGCCCTCTGGGACCTGCCCAATGTGCTGATCACGCCGCATTCGGCGGGGGGCCGGCCCCTCGGGGCGGAGGCCCTGGTCGCGGAAAACCTTCGGCTATTCACCGAGAATCTGCCGCTTCGTAATCGCGTCGCTCGCTAGGCCCACTCGGACCTGTCGATATCATCTAAAGGATCACCATTCGTGATCGTTTCACAGCGAGGAGTTCGCATGAAGGCCCCCGGAGAACGTACCCCGCAATCGGCGGAGGCTCGCCGTCATAGCCGCATGGGCAGCGGGCTCTATGCGCATGTCGTGGAGACCCTCGGCCAGGAAATCGTGGACGGGCGGCTCGCGGTGGGGGAGCTGATCTATGCCGAGAGCCTGAGCGAGCGCTTTGGTATTTCGCGCTCGGTTGTCCGCGAGAGCGTGCGCACGCTGTCCTCGATGGGCCTGTTGGAGGCTCGGCCGCAGGTGGGCACGCGGGTGCTGGCCATCGAAAACTGGGACCTCTTAAACCCGCAGATCATCGCCTGGCGTGGCCGCGGGCGGCATGCGGCCACGCAGCAGCGCGAGCTGCTCGAGGTGCGGCTCGGGGTGGAGCCGGTTGCGGCCAGGTTGGCGGCCGAGCGGATGAGCGATGACGCCGCGCAGGCCCTGCTCACCGCCGCACTGCAGATGCGCACCGCCCAGGAGACCGATGATGGCACGCTGTTTTTTGATGCCGATGCGCTATTTCACCGCCTGCTCCTGGAGGGCGCAGGAAACCGCGTGATGGAGCAATTCGCGGGGACCATCGGCGCGGTGCTGCACAGCCGCACCCATCTGGCCGAGACGCGGCTCGTGAAGGCCGCCGTGGATCTGCACGTGGATCTTGCGCAGGCGCTGGTGGATCGGGATGCCGACCGCGCCGATCGCCTCTCCACCCAGCTGGTCGCCCAGACCCTGGACGAGCTCGCGGGCCAGGGGGCCTAGCCGAGCTGGCGCCCCGCGCGGTGGGGGCAACACGCGTGTGCCCCCACCTCCCGGTGCCTAGCCCGGGTAGCGGATCTCGGCGGCGTGCACGCGGGCGCAGGCCTCGGTCAGGATCGGCAGCAGGTTATCGCTGGCGGCGGTGAAGGATTCGCCGTCGATGGCCAGCGGCGCACCAAAGACCACCACGGGCGCGCCCAGTCCCGGGCAGCTCACCGCCTGGTCGATGCTGAGCCCACCCACGGCCTGCACCGGCACGGTGGTCGCGGCCACGATGGCCGGGAGATCGGTCAGCGGGGTCAGGCCCAGCTGCGGGTTGGCATTGCGGTGGTCATAGCCGATGTGGTGGATGACCATGCCCACCCCGAGTCGTTCGAGGCGCGCGCACTCGGCCACCCGGTCGCGTGCGCCCAGGTCATCGCCCATGACCAGCATGCCAAAGCGGTCGCCCGCCTCGATCACGCGCTCGATCGTGGCATCGTGGGCCTGGCCCATCACGATCACGGCGTCGGCGCCGGCATCGCCCATCATCTCGGCCTCCAGATAGCCGCCGTCCATGGTTTTTAGATCCACGATGATCGGGTGTGCGGGGAACTCGGCGCGCAGCGCACGAACCGCGTGTAGGCCCTCGGCGAGCACCAGCGGGGTGCCCACCTCGATCCAATCGGCGCCGGCCTCCACGGCGATCGCGGCGGTGCGCAAGGCCTCGGTGTTATTGGTCAGATCCAGGGAGATCTGCACCAGCGGGGTGCGCAGATTTTCCCGCGTGAGGCCGCGGATGGAGGTGGGGCTGAGTGTGGTCATTGGGGTCTCCCGTGCATGAAATAGGGGGTGATGGGGGCCTCGGGGCACGTCCGTGTGCGCCAAAATCCGCCCGGAATAAACTTCAAGTTATTCTTATCAGATAGATCATACTTATGCTATGTTCTTGTTCAACCGGTCCCCGATCGGCGCATACAGCAGAAATTGTTCAAGGAGGAACAACGTGTCTTTTGCACCCAGAAAATTGACTCTCGGCGTAGGGGTTATCGCCGCAGCCACCCTGGTCCTATCCGGTTGTAGCGGCGATGCCGGCAACGAGGGATCCAGCACCGTTAACGTCTCGCTGCCCAACCACACCTGGACCACCGCGATCCAGGAGCGCATCGGCGAATTCGAAAAGGAGAGCGGCATCACGGTGAAGGTAAATACCTTCGGCGAGGACCAGCTCTCGGATCAGTACAACGTGAAGCTCAACGCGGGTTCAAGCGATTTTGATGTGCTGATGTTCCGTCCGCTCCAGGAGGGCCGCCAATTTGTGCAGAATAAATGGCTTAAGGAGGCCCCCGAATCGCTGCTCACCGATAAGGACTGGAACTGGGACGACTTCCAGCAGGGCCCGCGCGATGCCGTGACGATCAACGATAAGGTCTACGGCGTTCCGCTCGTGACCGAGCGCGAGATCGTCTACTATCGCACCGACCTCCTGGAGGCGGCCGGCATCGAGGTGCCCACCACCACCGAGGAATTTGCCGCGGCCGTGGAGGCCCTGCACGATCCCGATAACGGAGTCTTCGGATTTGTCGCCCGCGGCGCGATGGCCGCGGCCGTGACCCAGTTCTCCAGCTATCTGTTTAGCTTCGGCGGAGACTTTAATACCGGCGATAAGGCCACCGTGGACACCCCCGAGGCCATCGAGGCCTATGAGTATTACTCGGGACTGCTGAATAAATATGGCCCTCCCGGAACCACCAATATGAGCTGGCCCGAGGCCCTCGCGATCTTCGCCCAGGGTAAGGCGGCGTTTTATACCGATGCCGATAGCCTCTATAACAACATGGATGATCCCTCGGTATCCTCGGTGATTGGCAAGGTCGGTTTTGCCGCCTTCCCCGCCGGTCCCGCCGGATCCAAGCCCTATAACATCCCCTCCTGGGCCGCGGGCGTCAACGAGTTCTCCAAGAACCAGGACAACGCGTGGAAGTTCATCCAGTGGGCCACAAGCGAGAAGCTGACCCTGGATATTCAGGCCAGCGGTGTTCCCTCGGCTCGCGATTCCGCCTGGGATAACCCCGCGGGCACCGCCGGATTCCCGGAGCAGCTGGTGGAGGTCATCCAGGTCAGCGCCAAGAACGGTGTGGGACACGACCGCCCGCTGGTCACCCAGGTGGGTAAGGCGCGCGATATCGTGGGCGCCCCCATCGTTGAGGGTATCGAGGGCCGCGATGTGGTGGGTCCCGCCAAGAAGGCGCAGACCAACTACCAGGAGTTCCTGGACAAGGAAAAATAACCTCCCCCTTTTTCCGATTCGCGCCCGGGCGGCGCGGCCAGCACTGGTCGCGCCGCCCGCGGCACCAGCGGTGAGAAACGAGACGCATCCCCATGACCCACACCACCCCCTCGGTCGGCCAGAGACTGGTCGGCTTCGCCAACCGGCATCGAGCACTGGTGCTCGCCGGCCCGGCCGTCGCGTTTATTATCGCGATGGTCGCCTTCCCCCTCGTCTATACGCTTTATCTGAGCATGACCGATGCCTCGGGCTCGGTGCGTGCCGACGTGAACTTTAACGGCTTTGATAATTTTGCCGAGCTGCTGGGCGATACCGATCGCTTCTGGCCCGCGGTCTGGCGCACGGTATTTTTCACCGGCGGTGCCGTGATCGTGGAACTCTCCCTCGGCATGGCCATCGCGCTGCTGCTGCGCCGCTCCTTCCGGGGCGAGCGCTGGGTGCGCGTGGCCGTGCTGCTGCCCCTCGTGGCCACCCCCGTGGCCGTGGGCATGATGTGGCTGCTGATTTTTGAGCCCACCATCGGTGCGGCCAATGAGCTGCTGCGCTTCCTCGGAATCCCGCCGCAGGGCTGGATCTCCTCGCGCACCCAGGCCCTGCCCACACTGATGTTTGTGGATATCTGGCAGTGGACCCCGATGGTGGTGATCATCCTGCTGGCCGGGCTGACCTCGCTGCCCGAGGAGCCCGATGAGGCGGCGCGCGTGGACGGCGCAAGCTCGCTCCAGCGCTTCTGGTATGTCACCCTGCCGCTGCTGGCCCCGACCATGGTCACCGCGGTCCTGCTGCGCAGCATCGACGCCCTCAAGACCTTCGATATTCTCTACGCCACCAAGGGTAAGGGAGGCGGGTCCTTCCACGAGGCCGAGACGCTGAACGTGCTGGCCTATAGCTACAGCTTTGACTATAACGATTACGGGCTTTCCTCGGCCGTGCTCGTGCTGTTCTTCCTGATGATCGTGGGCCTGTGTGGCCTGCTGATCTGGACCCGTCGAAAGAGGGCACTGTAATGACCACCACACTCCCTCGCGAGGCCGCGCCCGCGCCCAGCCCCGCGGCGGTGCGCCCGCGTCGCCGTCGCCGCCCCGCCAAGACCCGCGTGGCCTCCGCGCTGCGGGTCATCGCGATCATCGCCGTCCTGCTGTTTTTCCTGGTGCCCTTTGCCTGGATGGTGATGGCCTCGATGAAAACCAGCCTCGAGATCACCGACCCCTCGAAGCTGCTCAACTTCACCCCCACGATCGATAATTTTGTGCGGGTTTTTGATCAGCAGAACTTCCTGCCCTATATCTTTAACAGCTTCTGGGTGGGCTTTGCATCCACGGCGCTGTCGATCCTGCTCGGGGTTCCCGCCGCCTATGTGCTTGCGCGGTTCTCGATGAAGCGCTCCGCGGGCATGGTTCTGGTCGCGCGGATCATCCCGGGCGTGAGCCTGCTGGTGCCCTGGTACTACGTATTCTCCAACCTCGGATTGGTGGGCAGCTTCACGGTGCTCATCATCAGCCATATGTTTGTATCGCTGCCGCTGATCGTCTGGATCATGATGTCCTTCTTTGAGGGGCTGCCGCTGGAACTCGAGGAGGCCGCGGAGATCGACGGGCTCACCCCGATCGGCGCATTCCTGAGGATCACCCTCCCGCTGTCCACCCCGGGCATCGCCACCGCGGGTATCCTCGCGTTCATCTTCTCCTGGAATAACTTCCTCTTTGCGCTGACGCTGGCCAGCGATCAGACCCGCACGCTCCCGCTGGCCCTGTTTAACTTTGTGGGTTATGCGGCGATCGACTGGGGCGGGCTCATGGCGGCCTCCGTGGTGATTACGATCCCCGTGATCGTGGTGGCCCTGTTTACGCAAAAATACATCGTCTCCGGCCTGAGTGCCGGGGCAACCAAGGGATAGGGGCGCGGCCATGAAGATTGACCTGAACGGCAGGGTTGCCGTGATCACCGGGGTGGGTAAGGGGATCGGGCGCGAGATTGTGCACACCTTTGCCCGCGAGGGTGCCGTGGTAATCGCCGTGGATATTAACCGCGAGGACCTGGAGAGCCTGGGGGCGGAATTTGCCGAGGCGGGCTATCCGGGCGCCCAGATTCTCCTGGACGTGCGCGACCGCGATGCGGTCACCGCGGCGATGGAGGACGTGGCCGCGCGCTTCGGCGGCATCGATATCCTGATTAATAATGCCGGGGTCACCGGCGATGGCTGGCTTGATGAGATCAGCGAGCGGGCCTGGGACTTCTGTTTTGACGTCAACGTGAAGGGGACGTTCCTGATGTGCCAGGCCGTCGCGCCGCATATGAAGCGTCGCGGCGGGGGCCGCATCATTAACGCGGCGTCCTTTGCC encodes the following:
- a CDS encoding carbohydrate ABC transporter permease, which encodes MTTTLPREAAPAPSPAAVRPRRRRRPAKTRVASALRVIAIIAVLLFFLVPFAWMVMASMKTSLEITDPSKLLNFTPTIDNFVRVFDQQNFLPYIFNSFWVGFASTALSILLGVPAAYVLARFSMKRSAGMVLVARIIPGVSLLVPWYYVFSNLGLVGSFTVLIISHMFVSLPLIVWIMMSFFEGLPLELEEAAEIDGLTPIGAFLRITLPLSTPGIATAGILAFIFSWNNFLFALTLASDQTRTLPLALFNFVGYAAIDWGGLMAASVVITIPVIVVALFTQKYIVSGLSAGATKG
- a CDS encoding SDR family NAD(P)-dependent oxidoreductase, which translates into the protein MKIDLNGRVAVITGVGKGIGREIVHTFAREGAVVIAVDINREDLESLGAEFAEAGYPGAQILLDVRDRDAVTAAMEDVAARFGGIDILINNAGVTGDGWLDEISERAWDFCFDVNVKGTFLMCQAVAPHMKRRGGGRIINAASFAAIMPSAGSAAYAAAKAAVVQFTRTLAGELGPWGITANSYAPGMIPTTLNNFALLPEASQERLLDTLSLREWGRKEDVANLLCFLASDQARYISGALHDVSGGKFATQIPRAAYERAGRLAPVA